The window AAAACAGAAAAATAAAGGATTTGAAAAAATATATAGATGGGTATCTGAAAATGGTTAAGCTTTCAGATTATGCAGATAGATATCCAGATGTATTAAGTGGTGGAATGAAAAGAAGAGTGGGAATTGCAAGAGCTTTTGCTTTTCCTTCAAAATACCTTCTTATGGATGAGCCATTTGAATTTTTGGATTTGCGTACCAAGACAGATATAATAAAAGATTTTAAAAGATTGCAGAACATGTCAAAAAAGACAGTTCTATTTATAACACACGATATAGATTCAGCTCTTGACTTAGGGGATAATATAGTGGTTTTAGGTTCAAAACCTACTAGACTCATAAGAGAATTTAAGAATAATGATACAAAAGATAAAATGAAGGAAAATCTTGAAAAGTTGTTCTTGTAAAAATATGGAAATGAATATATAATATATCATCTAATGATAAGATAATAGTAAGGAGATAGTTTGATGATAAAGATAGGGAAAAGACAGAAATTAAAAATAAATAATTTTGCAAGTGTTGGAGCATACTTAGATGCTGAGACTGGAGATAGTAAAGACAATATACTACTTCCAAATAACGAACTTGAAGATAGAGATTTAAAAGAGGGAGACGAAGTAGAGGTATTGGTTTACATGGACTCTGAAGACAGACCAGTAGCTACATTTAGAAAGACTGAAGCTTTAGTTGGAACTCTTGCAAAACTTGAAGTTACAGATATTCATCCAACTCTTGGAGCTTTTATGGATTGGGGACTTACAAAGGACCTATTACTTCCTAAGAGACAACAGGAAGCTGAAGTTGAGATAGGTAAGAAATACCTTGTTGGAATATATGAAGACAGTAAAGGAAGACTTTCAGCTACAATGAAGATTTACAAATTCTTACTACCAAGTACATCAATGAAGAAAAACGATGTTGTAACTGGTACTGTATATAGAATAAATCCTGAGATAGGAGTATTCGTAGCTGTAGAAGATAGATACTTTGGACTTATTCCTAAGAATGAGTACTTCAAAGAGTATAAAGTTGGAGATGAAATTGAAGCAAGAGTTATAAGAGTTAGAGAGGATGGAAAATTAGACCTTTCACCTAGAGAACTTGCTTATCTTCAGGCTGATAAAGATGCTGAACTTATTCTGGAAAAAATGAGACTTTTAAAAGACAGTTTCAGATTTAATGATAAGACATCATCTGAACAGATAGTTGATTACTTCAATATGAGTAAAAAAGCATTTAAAAGAGCAATAGGAAATCTATTGAAACACAAAAAGATTGAAAAAACTGAAGATGGATATTTCAGAATAGTTAAAAAATAATAGATAAGAGGCTATTGCAAATTTGTAAAAAATAGAATTCTCGGCATTAGAAATTGTTTCGTAATTTATGAAGCGAAACAGAATACTGAAAATTTGACTGTTTGAACGAAGTGAGTTTCAAATTTTCTTTCTGTAAGCAATATAAATAGAAATAATTGCTAGCTAAGAGAATTCTATTTTTTCATTTTATAAATGCGATAGCCTCTTTGCTTATTATAAAGCGTATTTTTTTACAAGGTTTTTAAATTCATCTGTATCAGTATACTCAGAGAAGCTTTTGTGCTTATTTTCAAGCTCTTTTGAAAGCTCTCCAACAAACTCAGGGATATGTTTAGCAATCATGCTTCCCATAGGGTTTCCAAGCTTAGTTTTACCATCTTCAACTCTTCCACCTGTATAAAGTGTGAATATACTTTCAAGTGCCTCTCCAATTTTTCTTTTTCCACCAATAAATCCCAATTCAGAAGTCTGATGTCTTGCACATGAGTTTTGACAACCAGATACATGGATTTGAGGTAGGAAATCCTCTTTTAAGCTGTTATCACTTAGGTACTCAAGGATACTTTTTACAAGATTTTGGCTCTCTTCTATACCAATTTGACATGTAGGTACTCCTACACATGAAAGACTTTGGTGAACCTTGTGGTTTCCTCTTAAATGACTTGTAAGGGTAAGTAGATTTTGTGCCTGTTCCTCAGTTAGATTTCTAACATAGATATCCTCATTCATGCTTAATCTTGCCTGGCTGTTTTCATTTTCTTCCAAGAATTTAATAAGTGTATGGAAATCTTCTGAAGCTAATATTCCACAAGTTGGGTGAACTATAACTGTATAAAGACCATCCTGTCTTTGTGGGATAAGATAAGGTGTTTCACTTAGTTTGTGAGTATAGTTATCTAAAGTTTCAGAAAGTTTAATATCCAAATCAAGTGTAAGATCTTTTTCACTTTTAACATCTTCAAAATGCTTTTTAAAACATGCAATAAACTCATCTCTTCCCATTCTCTTAGGAATATATCTGGTTCTTGCTTTTGCTTTATTTTGGTAATCTCCTTCAGCCATAAACAGTCTTACCATAGCTTCAACACAGTATAATACATCCTGAGGTGCAATTCTTTCAGGGTATTCTATAGAGACTTCAGGGTTACTTCCAAGTCCTCCTGCTAAGAATAATTTGAAAGCAGCCTTCCTATTTTCATTAATTCCAAGAAAACCGATGTCGTTTATAGTTGAGTTGGCTGTGTCCTTAGAACTTGTAGAAATTGATATTTTAAGCTTTCTAGGTAGCTTGTATTCAGTTATCTGCTTAGTTAAATATCCACTTATTGCATTGGCAATTTCTGTTGCATCAAATGCTTCATTTTTTTCAACTCCTGACATAGGTGCAAGACCAACGTTTCTTGGGAAGTTACCTCCCCCACCACGAGTATAAAGACCGTTATCTAATGATTCAGACATAATATCACATACATCATCAATACCAAGATTATGAAGCTGTATAGCCTGTCTTGTAGTAAGATGGATATTTTTAAGATTGTATCTTTTAATAAAAGAATCTATAAGTTTAAGGTGGTTCATTTTAAGGATTCCTGAGTTAGTACGAAGTCTAATCATAAAAGAGTTTCCGCCTCTTTGTGCATAGACACCCATTCCACCTGATTTTCCTTTGAAATCTCCTACTGAGATCTTTTTATCTAAAAATTCATGACCTAATTCTCTAAATTCATCTATTTCTTTTTTTAATAGTTCAAATTGTTTCTGCATTCCTTCACTCCTTCAAAAATTGTGTTACATGGACTAGGATAACATATAATCCCAATAAAATGAAGAAAGTATTTCTTATAGGACCATTAGAAATAATTATACATATGAAAAAACTATTTGATAAGCAAAGGTAAATATAAAAAAACTGCACCATCAATCTCTCTAAGAGTTCAGGTGCAGTCATTAAATATCTCTATTGATTACTGAATTATTTTATAAAAAGTTCAAATTTCTTGCTCAAATCATTTGGAAGATAGTTTTGATAGTAGTTTAATATTTTTATAGCTGGTTTGTAATCTCCTGTTATTTTCAGAAGTTCAGCATATTCAGTTTCAATACTTTGAACTGAGTAAAAATCACTTTTATCAACTACATCAAACAGTTCACCAATTATAGTAACTCTTTCTTTTTCCATTCCTTTAAGTAGTCTTCCAACTACTAGAGCTTCCATGTAATAAGCCTTTGAATCTTTTATCTTGCCTAAAAGCTTTGCAGCTCTTGCAAGTGTAAATAGTACAGATAAGTTTTTAGGATCGTTGTGTTCAGCATGTTCTCCAAAATTATCTTTACATTTTTCATAGTATTTTTTAATAATAGCCATATCGTCAAGTTCCATACCGATTTTGATAACTTTACAATATGTAACACATTTATCCTGGTTGCTTCTTCCTTTAGCAAGTGAAGTGTACTCTTTTATAGAGTCTTCAATCATACCTTTTTCTTTATAGATTCTTGCTATAAGGTTTCTTGCAATGAATAAAGTACTGTCATTTTTAGTTTTCTTAGCCAGATATTTAGCTATCTGTAAAGCTTCTGTATACTCTTTCATCTCAATTAAAGCTTTTGCATATGAGTATTTTAGCTCTTCAGTTGAAGGATTAAGCTTTTCTTTTTCAAGCCATGAAGCAAATCTTCTATAAGTACATACAGCACATTCGGGATCATTAACTTTTTCACAAAGGA of the Fusobacterium sp. DD2 genome contains:
- a CDS encoding ATP-binding cassette domain-containing protein, which codes for MRLRNIKKSYGENRVFDGLDLDIQEGKVTAILGESGCGKTTLLQIICGFIDDYQGEVEFVNDTSSGISYIFQDDALIPWKTVYENLEYVLKNRKIKDLKKYIDGYLKMVKLSDYADRYPDVLSGGMKRRVGIARAFAFPSKYLLMDEPFEFLDLRTKTDIIKDFKRLQNMSKKTVLFITHDIDSALDLGDNIVVLGSKPTRLIREFKNNDTKDKMKENLEKLFL
- a CDS encoding S1-like domain-containing RNA-binding protein is translated as MIKIGKRQKLKINNFASVGAYLDAETGDSKDNILLPNNELEDRDLKEGDEVEVLVYMDSEDRPVATFRKTEALVGTLAKLEVTDIHPTLGAFMDWGLTKDLLLPKRQQEAEVEIGKKYLVGIYEDSKGRLSATMKIYKFLLPSTSMKKNDVVTGTVYRINPEIGVFVAVEDRYFGLIPKNEYFKEYKVGDEIEARVIRVREDGKLDLSPRELAYLQADKDAELILEKMRLLKDSFRFNDKTSSEQIVDYFNMSKKAFKRAIGNLLKHKKIEKTEDGYFRIVKK
- a CDS encoding nitrite/sulfite reductase codes for the protein MQKQFELLKKEIDEFRELGHEFLDKKISVGDFKGKSGGMGVYAQRGGNSFMIRLRTNSGILKMNHLKLIDSFIKRYNLKNIHLTTRQAIQLHNLGIDDVCDIMSESLDNGLYTRGGGGNFPRNVGLAPMSGVEKNEAFDATEIANAISGYLTKQITEYKLPRKLKISISTSSKDTANSTINDIGFLGINENRKAAFKLFLAGGLGSNPEVSIEYPERIAPQDVLYCVEAMVRLFMAEGDYQNKAKARTRYIPKRMGRDEFIACFKKHFEDVKSEKDLTLDLDIKLSETLDNYTHKLSETPYLIPQRQDGLYTVIVHPTCGILASEDFHTLIKFLEENENSQARLSMNEDIYVRNLTEEQAQNLLTLTSHLRGNHKVHQSLSCVGVPTCQIGIEESQNLVKSILEYLSDNSLKEDFLPQIHVSGCQNSCARHQTSELGFIGGKRKIGEALESIFTLYTGGRVEDGKTKLGNPMGSMIAKHIPEFVGELSKELENKHKSFSEYTDTDEFKNLVKKYAL